One genomic segment of Clavelina lepadiformis chromosome 3, kaClaLepa1.1, whole genome shotgun sequence includes these proteins:
- the LOC143448670 gene encoding putative methyltransferase-like protein 24 isoform X1 codes for MMKLNIKTIALLLCVLLAIIYVTWNLVYVTDLNDLLSTANYQSEDMLLRLKAPKSDGQITSDGSFLKEKPAILEPLANRELKPAGQAPPEEELERIWNYVYQRQYHCTDSKYLGGRENGDGAYDLCVEKPFWPDRTDRGKCLVYSFGVANDFTFDDEMAKLGCEVHSFDPSTELADNSVRESGVIFHKVGISNEDDDHGFNGWRMRTLKTILRELGHQGRHLDFLKVDTDKGSTGFEDIVMQQLIETGLYKCVRQYSMEIHMAGPLTNSENLNRCRLLYRQMRTLNDGGWRLFNTTDNVRAAKVLVDPNYKQTMNRQHIVNYKKVILWETSFVNFDVSGTCQEVLFDRKP; via the exons ATGATCTGTTAAGCACAGCCAACTATCAATCTGAAGACATGTTGTTAAGACTAAAAGCGCCGAAAAGTGATGGACAAATAACGTCAGATG GGTCATTTCTGAAAGAAAAACCCGCCATTCTGGAAC CTTTGGCAAATAGAGAACTAAAACCTGCTGGACAAGCGCCTCCGGAAGAGGAACTGGAACGGATCTGGAATTACGTCTACCAGCGACAG TATCACTGCACCGACAGCAAATACCTTGGTGGAAGGGAAAATGGCGACGGGGCCTATGATCTATGCGTTGAGAAGCCTTTCTGGCCAGACCGCACAGACCGGGGCAAGTGTTTGGTCTATTCTTTTGGAGTTGCAAACGACTTCACCTTCGACGACGAAATGGCAAAACTCGGCTGCGAAGTGCACTCATTTGACCCAT CCACAGAACTCGCTGATAACTCGGTCCGTGAATCAGGGGTTATCTTCCACAAGGTGGGAATTTCCAACGAAGATGACGACCACGGTTTTAACGGGTGGAGAATGAGGACGCTGA AGACTATTCTCCGCGAACTTGGTCACCAAGGACGACATTTAGATTTTCTCAAGGTGGACACCGATAAAGGAAGCACCGGGTTTGAGGACATT GTAATGCAGCAACTAATTGAGACTGGACTGTATAAATGTGTCCGTCAGTACTCAATGGAGATTCACATGGCTGGCCCGCTAACGAATAGCGAGAACTTAAATCGCTGCCGGCTTCTCTACAGACAGATGCGTACGCTAAACGACGGTGGGTGGAGACTCTTCAACACAACGGACAATGTCAGGGCCGCAAAAGTTCTTGTTGAtccaaattacaaacaaacGATGAACAGGCAACACATCGTTAACTACAAGAAAGTTATCCTCTGGGAAACGTCGTTTGTGAACTTCGACGTCAGTGGCACGTGTCAAGAGGTACTGTTCGATAGAAAACCATGA
- the LOC143448672 gene encoding solute carrier family 23 member 1-like: MGLSVLRFVDMKSQRNIFIIGFTLFMGLTVANWMKQNPGAIQTGVKELDEIFSVLLSSAMLVGGILRMLLDNTLPGTDAERGIKAWVRENNQSNASVLQQEKDFYDLPFPTNCGRLLKWLPILPKSRHEGI; the protein is encoded by the exons ATGGGGCTTTCTGTTTTGCGCTTTGTTGATATGAAATCACAAAG AAATATCTTCATCATCGGCTTCACCTTGTTTATGGGATTGACTGTGGCCAACTGGATGAAGCAAAATCCTGGAGCAATCCAGACAGGAGTGAAAGAGCTGGATGAAATCTTTTCGGTTCTCCTCAGCTCTGCGATGCTTGTGGGCGGAATACTAAGAATGTTGCTCGACAACACCTTGCCAG GAACTGATGCTGAAAGAGGAATCAAGGCTTGGGTAAGAGAAAATAATCAATCAAACGCAAGTGTTTTACAGCAGGAGAAAGATTTTTATGATCTTCCTTTTCCTACAAACTGCGGCAG GTTATTGAAGTGGCTGCCAATTCTTCCCAAAAGTCGTCATGAGGGCATTTAA
- the LOC143448671 gene encoding uncharacterized protein LOC143448671: MISGFKGRWCFFVILLFLILTLEIDEITARGGRGGGRGGGRGSRGRGGAKSGFKGKITTNNVAKAAIIGLAAKRFMHFGRFSPPIHFIYFRSSELDNGFVVNGNEYDTPFILVDDKNQPFRCITVPEGTNEQNCPKEFKDAVIFNKTYFQLPDEFEERKTIRTASQIDLCCGSAAFYPSFVLILVFLALSVIAAY, translated from the exons ATGATATCAGGGTTCAAAGGTCGTTGGTGCTTCTTCGTCATTCTACTCTTCCTAATCCTGACTTTggaaattgatgaaattactGCCAGAGGCGGTCGGGGTGGTGGAAGAGGCGGAGGAAGGGGAAGCAGAGGGAGAGGAGGAGCAAAAAGCGGATTCAAAGGAAAAAT AACAACCAACAATGTTGCCAAAGCCGCTATCATTGGGCTAGCAGCAAAACGTTTCATGCATTTCGGAAGATTTAGCCCTCCAATACATTTCAT ATATTTTCGCTCCTCTGAGCTGGATAACGGATTTGTTGTCAATGGAAACGAATACGACACTCCGTTTATCTTGGTCGATGACAAAAACCAACCGTTCCGTTGTATCACGGTGCCCGAAGGAACCA ACGAACAAAACTGTCCAAAGGAGTTTAAAGATGCGGTGATCTTTAACAAAACCTACTTTCAACTTCCCGACGAGTTTGAGGAAAGGAAAACTATCCGCACCGCCTCTCAGATCGACTTATGCTGCGGATCCGCTGCATTTTATCCGTCGTTTGTTCTTATCCTGGTTTTTCTGGCACTGAGCGTTATTGCAGCTTACTAA